From bacterium, the proteins below share one genomic window:
- a CDS encoding PAS domain S-box protein produces MSQTKLTLAEMALSMIRNYLDGVMAFNTYYRINFWNTAMERIFGKLARDVMNQSMLDVFPFLRETGLDRELERLLKGGSPHCRHPIEAPFGSGFYEAHHLPLTDGDGIIVGGYTVIRDVTQSTKAEQQWFESETRFRTMADTSPVLLWMSGKDALCTFFNQRWLDFTGRTLEEEFGNGWAEGVHPEDFQHAMNHYMSSFVQRREFRMEYRLRRADGQYRWVLDNGIPRYEIDGSFAGFIGSCIDITELREAHQKLQELNEVLEVKVRERTSDLMRSNKDLEQFAYAASHDLQEPLRMIYSYLQLLEENYKGSLDPQGLRCVDIAVDGAKRMQALIRDLLTYARLDSDGTPHEATDFKKTVDIVLNDLSVVIQETEAQVTSAFLPIVVANPIQMRVLFQNLISNAIKFRRQEENPRIRIFAETHGKDWLFGVEDNGIGIDAIDQERIFRIFQRLHERSRYPGTGIGLSICQKIVERHDGRIWAESRPGQGSTFFFTLPVRAAK; encoded by the coding sequence ATGTCACAGACAAAGCTGACATTAGCCGAAATGGCGCTTTCCATGATCCGGAACTATCTGGACGGAGTCATGGCGTTTAACACTTATTACAGGATTAATTTCTGGAATACCGCGATGGAGAGGATTTTCGGCAAGCTTGCCAGAGATGTGATGAATCAAAGCATGCTTGATGTTTTCCCTTTTCTTCGTGAAACAGGGCTGGATCGCGAACTCGAAAGACTCCTTAAAGGCGGATCTCCCCATTGCCGGCATCCGATCGAAGCGCCTTTCGGTTCAGGCTTTTATGAAGCCCATCATCTGCCTTTAACGGACGGCGATGGAATCATCGTTGGCGGCTACACCGTGATTCGTGATGTAACTCAATCCACAAAAGCGGAGCAGCAATGGTTTGAAAGCGAAACGCGGTTTCGCACCATGGCTGATACTTCTCCTGTTTTGCTATGGATGTCCGGCAAGGATGCTTTGTGCACGTTCTTCAATCAGCGCTGGCTTGATTTTACCGGACGCACGCTGGAAGAAGAGTTTGGCAATGGATGGGCCGAAGGTGTGCATCCGGAGGATTTTCAGCATGCGATGAACCACTACATGTCTTCTTTTGTACAACGGCGCGAGTTTCGCATGGAGTATCGTTTGCGAAGAGCGGATGGTCAGTATCGGTGGGTTCTTGACAATGGAATCCCGCGGTATGAAATCGATGGAAGTTTCGCGGGCTTCATCGGTTCCTGCATTGACATTACCGAGCTGAGAGAAGCCCATCAGAAGCTCCAGGAACTGAATGAGGTGCTGGAAGTAAAGGTTCGTGAACGAACCTCCGATTTGATGCGTTCGAATAAGGATCTCGAACAATTTGCCTATGCTGCATCGCACGATCTTCAGGAACCGTTGAGAATGATTTACAGCTACCTGCAGCTTCTGGAAGAAAACTACAAAGGGAGCCTGGATCCCCAAGGATTGCGTTGTGTTGATATCGCTGTCGACGGCGCAAAGAGGATGCAAGCTTTAATTCGCGATTTGCTTACTTATGCGCGACTCGATTCCGATGGAACGCCGCATGAAGCGACCGACTTCAAAAAAACTGTGGATATTGTGTTGAACGACCTGAGCGTTGTAATACAAGAAACGGAAGCGCAGGTCACGTCTGCCTTTCTGCCCATTGTGGTTGCGAATCCCATTCAAATGCGAGTGTTGTTTCAAAACTTGATTAGCAATGCAATCAAGTTTCGTCGCCAGGAGGAGAATCCCCGAATACGGATCTTTGCCGAAACGCACGGGAAAGATTGGTTGTTTGGAGTAGAAGATAACGGTATTGGTATTGATGCCATCGATCAAGAGCGAATCTTTCGAATTTTCCAGCGTCTTCACGAACGCAGCCGCTATCCAGGAACCGGAATTGGGCTCTCGATTTGTCAGAAGATTGTGGAACGGCATGATGGAAGAATCTGGGCCGAATCGCGGCCAGGGCAGGGTTCTACCTTCTTTTTTACTCTGCCGGTAAGAGCCGCCAAGTAG
- a CDS encoding Rieske 2Fe-2S domain-containing protein, with protein MPLMEAAQWDDLLNGEMMGCQLGGNKVLIIKIDDRIFAYEDRCAHLGMPLSQGKLDEQTLTCFAHEWQYDVCSGKGINPQSVCLRQYAVHDGRIYIDLEAIPCG; from the coding sequence ATGCCATTGATGGAAGCTGCACAATGGGACGACCTGTTAAACGGCGAAATGATGGGCTGCCAGCTGGGGGGAAATAAGGTTCTGATCATCAAAATCGATGACCGCATTTTTGCGTATGAAGACCGGTGTGCACATCTCGGGATGCCTCTCAGTCAGGGAAAACTGGATGAACAAACACTGACGTGCTTCGCTCATGAATGGCAATACGACGTTTGCTCAGGTAAGGGAATCAATCCACAATCGGTCTGCCTGAGACAGTATGCGGTTCACGACGGAAGAATCTATATTGATTTGGAAGCTATTCCATGTGGATAA
- a CDS encoding AIM24 family protein has product MKLFLALVRWLFSRLLILLCIAALVVLIAIFSDWWKQRKAEELQLQALQTQLGELNRRIQERRADLSLEKRYLRLREQEPSRWTSPFQWLQWKKEIEMTGVLIDKKNAELQRLRHGKEKLVQEIEIAGRTLYHTQQLLLKTLRNSVTTILVLCVLVFLGPLCWRAFWYFCVAGLAKHASAVQLEKNGDAENVSVKQSQKNLPVQLQPGEMLVTRMAWLHQYAPTARKKTRFLLNWNSPFTSYAAGLAELTEVSVPSDAAPTEIVLTSGENPDTYICEVLLDNHRGIVVYPSQVVALTGNLQLKTRWTLLNPHSWIAGRLRYIHFSGTGKLFIQGRGGVDAVKLNGQAVRISESILTAFETTLSFSTARTETFWPYYRGMTPLFDYQFEGNGLILRQTAPPSKTSDSAAVRFFDALLNGIGKLLGF; this is encoded by the coding sequence ATGAAACTGTTCCTGGCTCTTGTGCGGTGGCTCTTTTCGCGGCTTCTAATTCTTCTTTGCATCGCAGCGCTGGTTGTTCTCATCGCAATCTTTTCTGATTGGTGGAAACAACGAAAGGCAGAGGAATTACAACTACAGGCGTTGCAAACGCAGCTCGGCGAATTGAATCGAAGAATTCAGGAACGGCGCGCCGATCTTTCTCTTGAGAAACGATATCTTCGCCTGCGCGAACAAGAGCCTTCCCGGTGGACTTCCCCTTTTCAATGGTTGCAGTGGAAAAAAGAGATCGAAATGACCGGCGTATTGATAGATAAGAAAAATGCAGAACTTCAAAGACTCCGGCACGGAAAAGAAAAACTGGTTCAAGAAATCGAAATCGCCGGCAGGACTCTTTATCACACGCAGCAATTGCTCCTGAAAACACTGCGTAACAGCGTTACAACGATTCTGGTCCTTTGCGTGTTGGTTTTTCTGGGACCGCTTTGCTGGAGAGCTTTCTGGTATTTTTGCGTTGCCGGACTCGCCAAACATGCGTCAGCCGTGCAGTTGGAGAAAAACGGAGACGCAGAAAATGTTTCAGTGAAACAATCACAAAAGAATCTTCCGGTCCAGCTGCAACCGGGAGAAATGCTCGTGACTAGAATGGCCTGGCTTCATCAATACGCTCCCACTGCGCGGAAAAAAACGCGTTTTCTGCTGAATTGGAATTCACCTTTTACAAGTTACGCAGCGGGACTTGCCGAGCTGACGGAAGTTTCTGTGCCTTCAGATGCCGCGCCCACTGAAATCGTTCTCACTTCCGGAGAAAATCCCGATACATACATTTGCGAGGTCCTACTGGACAATCATCGCGGAATTGTGGTTTATCCATCGCAGGTTGTTGCTCTGACGGGAAATCTGCAACTGAAGACGCGCTGGACGCTGCTGAATCCTCATTCGTGGATTGCCGGTCGTTTGCGTTACATCCATTTCAGTGGAACCGGAAAACTGTTCATTCAGGGAAGGGGTGGCGTGGACGCGGTGAAATTGAACGGTCAAGCTGTTCGAATCTCTGAATCCATTCTGACAGCTTTTGAAACCACCTTATCTTTTTCTACGGCGCGAACCGAAACGTTCTGGCCGTACTATCGCGGCATGACACCTTTGTTCGACTACCAGTTTGAAGGGAATGGATTGATTCTCCGGCAAACTGCTCCACCATCAAAAACATCCGACAGCGCTGCAGTTCGCTTCTTCGATGCATTGTTGAATGGAATTGGAAAACTGCTGGGATTTTAG
- a CDS encoding MmoB/DmpM family protein, with translation MWINDDPTTDLVGPVLEANDISLAVISAIELMNERVQVRNVGSYLRVLVPHKCEVTRERIEAVLGFPFDLPSDLERIMPSFKGFLKFTEDRVIWTLEND, from the coding sequence ATGTGGATAAATGATGATCCAACAACGGACTTAGTCGGACCGGTATTGGAAGCGAATGATATTTCGCTTGCAGTAATCAGCGCAATCGAGTTGATGAATGAGAGAGTCCAGGTCCGCAATGTCGGCTCTTATCTTCGCGTGCTGGTTCCCCACAAATGTGAAGTCACACGTGAGAGGATTGAAGCAGTTCTGGGTTTTCCTTTCGATTTGCCATCCGATCTGGAACGGATCATGCCGTCCTTTAAAGGATTTTTAAAGTTCACAGAAGACCGGGTTATTTGGACGTTGGAAAATGACTGA
- a CDS encoding toluene-4-monooxygenase system B family protein, whose translation MLVPLYGFLRGDSIGLLVLVQDTDTIETVAATLQEAALVRVAPAVRASVYFSGRLLDPGSTVTESGLEALDRIDVVQEL comes from the coding sequence ATGCTGGTGCCGCTTTACGGTTTTTTACGCGGAGATTCGATCGGATTACTCGTGCTTGTTCAAGATACTGACACGATTGAAACTGTTGCTGCAACCCTGCAGGAGGCAGCTTTAGTTCGTGTTGCCCCCGCTGTCCGCGCGAGCGTCTACTTTAGCGGCAGGTTGCTGGATCCGGGATCAACCGTTACAGAATCAGGACTCGAAGCTCTCGATCGAATCGACGTAGTGCAGGAGTTGTGA